In Nostoc sp. GT001, a genomic segment contains:
- a CDS encoding GAF domain-containing protein, translating to MVAQHNLRSSQPHSNPSNGYKEIDNGHTVDVPAKQQITSALEELRTELDQADWVETGPLRERIRKLKELLSVLPYQDGGDGLEVEQVQAIASKIRQFSDLDTLLATAVIEIQSALQADRVVLYQFTNPTLGIAVAEAMRDGFTPMLKEKLPAVTFGLGSGKVYQQEKLVAIADTYTANLSPYQKQLMERFQVRACVSLPILVKDEVWGLLVVQQCTATRQWQNAEIQLLKLIEQELEAQLQVAVIQATLQQEVEKDQILVGVANKILQSKDLDTIFRVTTQEVRQSLKCDRVAIYRFQPDWSGEFIAESVGSEWVSLLEEQRNNPAIVNNVNYCSVRNLADEGGLAGTTGRSQNADSYIQHSQGKNFHRGQIYRVNNDIYSAGFSDCYIKVLETYQAKAYIIVAIFQGEKLWGLLAAYQNSQPRQWKDSEVRLMVQVATLSSIAIQQVQYQQQLYHRSEESAKLVERERTVFGIIEKIGQATDLRTLFRTTTQELRRFLKCDRVVVYQFHPDWSGEVIAESVAAGESSLVEMQEQESILKTGMVSSERCHVKDYGSPVKPDADTYLKETQGGMYAKEKRFRKVNDIYAAGFSPCYLEALEKFQAKAYIIVPIFRAGNLWGLLAAYQNSDVRKWTEEEIGALLQIGEPLSIALQQAEYIEQLRLKNIEMTQVAEVEHAIARMTERMLHSQHPETIYRTTLAELRQLFKCDRLAIYRFNSDWSGEFMAESVGSDWVPLVGPDIKTVWEDEHLQQTQGGRYRNNETFVVNDIYTVGHAQCHIDLLEQFQAKAYTIAPIFAGNKLWGLLGAYQNSSPRQWNSEEVRLLTKLGIQLGLSVQQAEYVGELKTKNAELAQAAEEEQVLTGMVEKIRQAQEADTIFLNVLPSLRKQLQCDRLAVFRFGSDWSVEFVAEAVKDQWLSLAGSDIKTIWMDDHLQETQGGRYRNHETFVVDDISTAGHVQCYVEILEKIQAKAYAIAPIFTGSKLWGFIGAYQNTGPRQWKSKDVQLLRKIAVQMGIGLQQIKYIEQLKKKNAELARTAEGERALTRLSEKIRQVQELDTIFRNALPELRSHLECDRLAVYRFNPDWGGEFIAESVSREWVALVGPDIRTVWEDEHLQQTQGGRYRHNETFVINDIYTSGHAQCHIKILEQFQMRAYIITPIIAGNKLWGLLGAYQNSGPRHWQENEVNLVAKIGTQFGVAVQQSQYLQQTLSKNEELIKLAEREVANARFSYRLPSRLTEMAQSHGNVLEFVQFATHELRQLLKVDRVGVYRFEPDWSGEFVVESVTGDWPKLVGTSLAKVRDTYLQYNQGGRYVRKESLRVDNIYSVGHDECHIQLLEMWGTKAYMISPIFQENRLWGLMGVYQNSTARQWEQSEEDVLNQASVQIGIALNLADYLTQVRIQEQQLAEAAERERTAREKLQQGAIRVLMALEPSFRGDLTVRAPLSEDEIGTIADGYNTTIQSLRDLVRQVQIAASKVSENSSNNTTSVVQLSNQAQQQAERLERALEQLQMMVTSTQVVAVDAQRVGQAVQQANKTVQAGDSLMERTVDGILEIRETVSETAKKIKRLGEASQKISKVVSLIENFATQTNLLALNAAIEATRAGEYGKGFAVVADEVRSLAYQSASATTEIERLVQEIQSGTNEVTEAMEVGITQVVQGSNLIDETRHSLSAIVAATNEIGGLVQGITQAVSTQSQQSQMLTEAMMDVSAIARKTSESAIHISESFEELRMTSQQLETSVSQFKVD from the coding sequence ATGGTAGCGCAACACAATCTTAGATCCAGCCAACCTCACTCAAATCCCAGTAACGGTTATAAGGAAATCGATAACGGGCATACCGTTGATGTACCAGCAAAACAGCAAATCACCTCCGCTCTAGAAGAATTGCGAACTGAACTGGATCAAGCTGATTGGGTGGAAACAGGGCCATTGCGAGAGAGAATCCGCAAGTTAAAAGAACTGCTAAGTGTGTTGCCATATCAAGACGGAGGAGATGGATTAGAGGTTGAGCAAGTACAGGCGATCGCTAGCAAAATCCGCCAATTTTCCGATCTAGATACTTTGCTCGCCACTGCTGTCATAGAGATACAAAGCGCCCTGCAAGCCGATCGCGTCGTGCTGTATCAGTTTACGAATCCGACGCTGGGGATAGCTGTTGCGGAGGCGATGAGGGATGGTTTTACCCCAATGCTGAAGGAAAAACTGCCCGCCGTCACTTTTGGATTGGGTTCTGGCAAGGTTTATCAACAAGAAAAATTAGTCGCGATCGCAGATACCTACACTGCAAACTTGTCTCCTTACCAAAAGCAACTCATGGAGCGGTTTCAGGTTAGAGCTTGTGTGAGTTTGCCAATCTTAGTAAAAGATGAGGTTTGGGGTTTGTTGGTAGTGCAGCAATGCACTGCTACTCGCCAGTGGCAAAATGCTGAAATTCAGTTACTAAAATTGATCGAGCAGGAATTAGAAGCGCAACTGCAAGTTGCCGTGATTCAGGCTACGTTGCAACAAGAAGTGGAAAAAGACCAAATCCTGGTGGGTGTAGCGAATAAAATTCTCCAGTCCAAAGATTTGGATACCATCTTTCGCGTTACCACCCAAGAAGTAAGACAGTCACTAAAATGCGATCGCGTCGCAATTTATCGTTTCCAGCCAGATTGGAGTGGGGAATTTATTGCTGAATCGGTTGGATCTGAGTGGGTTTCTCTATTAGAAGAACAGCGAAACAACCCAGCAATTGTCAATAACGTTAACTATTGCAGTGTGAGGAACCTTGCAGACGAAGGCGGATTGGCTGGGACAACCGGGCGATCGCAAAATGCAGATAGCTACATTCAGCATAGCCAAGGCAAAAATTTCCATCGCGGACAGATTTATCGAGTCAATAATGATATTTACAGTGCTGGTTTTTCTGACTGCTATATCAAAGTTTTAGAAACCTATCAAGCCAAAGCATACATTATTGTTGCCATCTTCCAGGGAGAAAAGTTGTGGGGCTTGCTCGCTGCCTATCAAAATTCTCAGCCTCGTCAGTGGAAAGATAGTGAAGTTCGCCTAATGGTGCAGGTTGCAACTCTGTCTAGTATTGCGATTCAACAGGTGCAATATCAGCAACAACTTTATCACCGCTCTGAAGAGTCAGCCAAACTTGTTGAACGAGAACGTACAGTTTTCGGCATCATTGAAAAGATTGGGCAAGCAACGGATCTTCGCACCCTTTTCCGCACTACAACCCAAGAGTTGCGGCGATTTTTAAAATGCGATCGCGTTGTCGTTTATCAATTTCATCCAGATTGGAGTGGAGAAGTTATCGCTGAATCTGTGGCTGCTGGTGAGTCGTCACTGGTGGAGATGCAGGAACAAGAAAGCATTTTAAAAACAGGCATGGTATCTTCAGAGCGTTGCCATGTTAAGGACTATGGCTCCCCTGTTAAACCTGACGCTGATACCTATCTTAAGGAAACGCAGGGTGGAATGTACGCCAAAGAAAAGCGCTTCCGCAAAGTCAACGATATTTATGCTGCTGGTTTTTCACCTTGCTATTTAGAAGCATTAGAGAAGTTCCAAGCCAAAGCGTACATCATTGTTCCCATTTTCCGCGCTGGTAATCTCTGGGGTTTGTTAGCAGCCTATCAGAATTCTGATGTGCGGAAATGGACTGAAGAAGAAATCGGTGCTTTGTTGCAGATCGGCGAACCGTTGAGCATTGCCCTCCAGCAAGCTGAATATATCGAACAGCTACGGTTAAAAAATATCGAAATGACCCAAGTAGCTGAAGTAGAACACGCCATCGCCCGAATGACGGAGAGAATGCTTCATTCCCAACACCCAGAAACAATTTACCGCACTACCTTGGCAGAATTGCGGCAGTTGTTCAAATGCGATCGCCTAGCAATATATCGCTTCAACTCTGACTGGAGTGGTGAATTTATGGCTGAATCTGTAGGCAGTGACTGGGTGCCTCTGGTTGGCCCCGATATCAAGACCGTATGGGAAGACGAACACCTACAGCAAACCCAAGGCGGACGCTATCGCAATAATGAAACTTTTGTCGTCAATGATATCTATACTGTTGGTCATGCCCAGTGCCACATCGACCTGTTAGAGCAGTTCCAGGCTAAAGCCTACACCATCGCCCCAATTTTTGCTGGAAACAAACTTTGGGGTTTGTTAGGAGCTTACCAAAATAGCAGCCCGCGCCAGTGGAATTCTGAGGAGGTGCGATTGCTGACCAAATTGGGCATTCAGTTGGGTTTAAGCGTGCAGCAAGCCGAGTACGTCGGAGAACTGAAAACGAAAAATGCAGAGTTGGCGCAGGCAGCAGAAGAGGAACAAGTGCTGACAGGGATGGTGGAAAAAATTCGCCAAGCTCAAGAGGCAGATACAATTTTCCTGAACGTGCTGCCAAGTTTACGCAAACAACTACAGTGCGATCGCCTAGCAGTATTTCGCTTTGGTTCCGACTGGAGTGTAGAGTTTGTTGCCGAAGCCGTAAAAGATCAATGGCTGTCTTTAGCTGGTTCCGACATCAAAACGATTTGGATGGACGATCACTTACAAGAAACTCAGGGCGGACGCTATCGCAATCATGAAACCTTTGTTGTCGATGATATCTCCACTGCTGGTCACGTTCAGTGCTACGTCGAGATATTAGAAAAAATCCAGGCCAAAGCTTACGCGATTGCTCCGATATTTACTGGAAGCAAACTCTGGGGCTTTATAGGAGCATACCAAAATACTGGCCCTCGGCAGTGGAAATCTAAGGATGTGCAACTGTTGCGAAAAATAGCTGTGCAAATGGGTATAGGCTTGCAGCAGATTAAGTATATCGAACAACTTAAGAAGAAGAATGCAGAATTAGCGCGAACCGCAGAAGGGGAACGAGCGCTAACACGGCTGTCAGAAAAAATCCGCCAAGTTCAAGAGCTAGATACGATTTTCCGCAATGCCTTACCAGAATTGCGATCGCATTTGGAATGCGATCGTTTAGCAGTGTATCGCTTCAATCCAGATTGGGGTGGCGAGTTTATTGCCGAATCCGTCAGTCGGGAATGGGTGGCTTTGGTTGGCCCCGATATCAGGACTGTATGGGAAGACGAACACCTCCAACAAACCCAAGGTGGACGCTATCGCCACAACGAGACGTTTGTGATAAATGACATTTACACTTCTGGTCATGCCCAGTGCCACATAAAAATTCTAGAGCAATTCCAGATGAGAGCCTATATCATCACCCCGATTATTGCTGGAAACAAGCTCTGGGGTTTGTTAGGAGCTTACCAAAATAGCGGGCCGCGACACTGGCAAGAGAATGAAGTCAACTTGGTAGCGAAAATCGGCACGCAGTTTGGGGTTGCCGTCCAACAATCGCAATACTTACAGCAAACCTTAAGCAAGAATGAGGAATTAATCAAACTGGCAGAACGGGAAGTAGCAAACGCCCGATTTTCCTATCGCCTGCCAAGTCGGTTAACAGAGATGGCACAAAGTCATGGTAATGTTCTGGAATTTGTCCAGTTTGCCACCCACGAACTTCGTCAACTACTGAAAGTAGATCGAGTTGGAGTTTACCGGTTTGAGCCTGATTGGTCTGGAGAATTTGTAGTTGAGTCTGTGACTGGGGATTGGCCTAAGTTGGTGGGAACAAGTCTTGCCAAAGTTAGAGATACCTATCTCCAGTACAACCAAGGAGGGCGTTATGTCCGCAAAGAAAGTTTGCGGGTTGACAATATATATAGTGTCGGTCATGACGAATGTCACATCCAATTGTTAGAGATGTGGGGAACTAAAGCCTACATGATTTCTCCGATTTTTCAAGAGAATCGGCTCTGGGGACTGATGGGAGTTTATCAAAATAGTACAGCGCGCCAGTGGGAGCAATCCGAGGAGGATGTTCTCAACCAAGCCAGCGTCCAGATTGGTATTGCCCTGAATCTTGCAGATTACCTAACACAAGTGCGTATTCAAGAGCAGCAACTAGCAGAAGCAGCAGAGCGCGAACGTACCGCCCGCGAAAAACTCCAACAAGGAGCTATACGCGTTCTCATGGCTTTGGAACCATCCTTCAGAGGCGATCTTACCGTTCGAGCGCCCCTATCTGAAGATGAAATTGGGACGATCGCCGATGGTTACAATACTACGATCCAAAGTTTGCGAGATTTAGTGCGACAAGTGCAGATTGCTGCCAGCAAGGTGAGTGAAAATTCCAGCAATAACACTACCTCAGTAGTACAACTATCTAACCAAGCTCAACAGCAAGCAGAACGGCTCGAACGCGCTTTGGAACAATTACAAATGATGGTAACTTCCACCCAGGTAGTTGCTGTTGATGCCCAAAGAGTAGGACAGGCGGTTCAACAAGCTAATAAAACCGTCCAAGCTGGCGATTCGCTGATGGAAAGAACCGTAGATGGGATTTTGGAGATTCGGGAAACTGTATCCGAAACAGCGAAGAAAATTAAGCGCCTCGGTGAAGCTTCTCAGAAAATCTCGAAAGTAGTGAGTTTGATTGAAAACTTTGCTACTCAAACTAACTTGCTGGCGCTCAATGCGGCGATTGAGGCTACCCGTGCCGGAGAGTACGGTAAAGGCTTTGCGGTGGTTGCAGATGAAGTTCGTTCCCTGGCTTATCAATCAGCGAGTGCCACCACAGAAATTGAGCGACTCGTGCAAGAAATTCAAAGTGGAACCAACGAAGTTACCGAAGCAATGGAAGTCGGGATTACCCAAGTTGTCCAAGGCTCGAACTTGATCGATGAGACTCGTCATTCCCTGAGTGCGATCGTGGCAGCTACCAACGAAATTGGTGGACTGGTGCAAGGAATTACTCAAGCAGTTTCCACTCAAAGTCAGCAATCTCAGATGTTGACAGAAGCGATGATGGATGTATCGGCGATCGCCCGCAAGACTTCAGAAAGTGCCATCCACATTTCCGAGTCTTTTGAGGAACTACGGATGACTTCACAACAACTGGAAACCAGCGTTAGCCAGTTCAAAGTTGACTAG
- a CDS encoding chemotaxis protein CheW, producing MVQGNDSFSSLPINSQFRLENSPQGNNQRFLRFPLNGKVNGLLPLADLRGVIQVALTEILPVPQVAEFLLGVMNWRGEAIWILDLAALLGATHWCRREGVRNSGMAMLVQVQNQTVGLLVEQVNTIEVHDPQERLEISTSMLPGRLGSFLQGYFVDSQGSPLMLLDTQVVIQALQPL from the coding sequence ATGGTACAGGGCAATGATAGCTTTTCTTCGTTACCCATAAATAGCCAATTTCGACTTGAAAACTCTCCTCAAGGAAACAACCAGAGGTTTTTAAGATTTCCGTTGAATGGAAAGGTAAATGGGTTACTCCCATTAGCTGATTTGCGGGGAGTAATTCAAGTTGCGCTGACCGAGATTTTGCCAGTACCGCAAGTAGCAGAATTCTTGTTAGGCGTAATGAATTGGCGGGGAGAAGCGATCTGGATTCTTGATTTAGCAGCTTTGTTGGGAGCAACACACTGGTGTCGGCGAGAAGGTGTGCGTAACTCTGGCATGGCGATGCTTGTTCAAGTCCAGAATCAAACCGTCGGGCTGTTGGTGGAGCAAGTCAATACCATTGAAGTTCACGATCCCCAAGAGCGGTTAGAGATTTCGACATCAATGTTACCTGGCCGACTAGGCTCATTTTTACAGGGTTACTTTGTGGATTCTCAAGGTAGCCCTTTGATGTTACTTGACACCCAGGTTGTGATTCAAGCCCTTCAGCCTCTTTAA
- a CDS encoding response regulator: protein MNQLINQLQTKLFTGRLNLEARDGPTWTLYFRLGRLIWQAGGSNADERWRRHLLRYCSNLDVTQLEQLVSPQENYREYSILVKLREQKLIEQQQLVSLITSSIAEVLFDIMQYIEAKRNGDNPAGQLSHTTVVGEVPGVLLAVIPTEEVLKKATQAWQEWRDAGLATYSPNLFPIIQKIELLQGQASSKQIIALVDGTKTLRGLGQKSGRDVLALTRLLMTLVKTGAIAFSPTPKLRQVGITKETGNPSSAVNNSNSSLKAEEDTVLQVAPNFNKVAPPATSKEIVSPSSAVNNFNSSLKKEENTVIQVAPPAAGNKNQPTIKVEEKTILQVAPPAASKAIIDVSRPLVACVDDSPMICRSLEEILTHQGYRFVGIQDSLTAVLNLIKSKPDFIFLDLLMPKVNGYEICSQIRKTPSLKNVLSCYLNGQRWNSRSDASKISRGN, encoded by the coding sequence GTGAATCAATTGATCAACCAACTTCAAACTAAATTATTTACAGGTAGGCTGAATCTTGAAGCAAGAGATGGGCCGACTTGGACGCTATATTTTCGTTTAGGACGATTAATTTGGCAGGCTGGCGGTTCTAATGCCGATGAGCGATGGCGACGACACTTGTTGCGGTACTGTTCTAATCTGGATGTGACACAGTTGGAGCAGCTTGTCTCTCCCCAGGAAAATTATCGCGAGTATTCCATTCTTGTTAAGTTGCGAGAACAAAAATTAATCGAACAACAACAACTCGTTAGCCTGATTACAAGCTCAATAGCTGAAGTTCTGTTTGATATAATGCAGTACATTGAAGCCAAAAGAAATGGCGACAATCCAGCAGGGCAGTTGTCACATACTACCGTTGTTGGTGAAGTTCCTGGGGTTCTTTTAGCTGTAATACCAACTGAGGAAGTCTTGAAAAAGGCTACACAAGCCTGGCAAGAATGGCGAGATGCAGGACTGGCAACCTACTCGCCCAATTTATTTCCGATCATTCAAAAAATTGAGCTACTTCAAGGACAAGCATCCTCTAAACAGATTATTGCTCTAGTTGATGGCACAAAAACTTTACGAGGTCTAGGGCAAAAAAGCGGTCGGGATGTCTTAGCTTTAACTCGGTTATTGATGACATTGGTAAAAACAGGGGCGATCGCTTTTTCACCCACCCCAAAACTCAGGCAGGTTGGGATTACTAAAGAAACTGGCAACCCCTCCAGTGCAGTTAATAATTCCAATTCTTCACTAAAGGCAGAAGAGGACACTGTTTTACAAGTTGCACCCAATTTCAACAAAGTTGCTCCCCCAGCAACTAGTAAAGAAATTGTCAGCCCATCCAGTGCAGTTAATAATTTCAATTCTTCACTGAAGAAAGAAGAGAACACTGTTATACAAGTTGCTCCCCCAGCAGCCGGAAACAAAAATCAACCCACAATCAAAGTCGAAGAAAAGACTATTTTACAAGTTGCCCCCCCAGCAGCTAGTAAAGCAATTATTGATGTCTCAAGACCTTTAGTTGCCTGTGTGGATGATAGTCCGATGATCTGTCGCAGTTTGGAGGAAATTCTCACCCATCAAGGTTATCGCTTTGTTGGCATTCAAGATTCCTTGACGGCAGTTTTAAACCTAATTAAAAGCAAGCCAGACTTCATTTTTTTGGATCTTTTGATGCCAAAAGTAAATGGCTATGAAATTTGTTCTCAAATCCGTAAAACTCCAAGTCTCAAAAATGTGCTTAGTTGTTATCTTAACGGGCAAAGATGGAATAGTAGATCGGATGCGAGCAAAATTAGTAGGGGCAACTGA
- the gvpA gene encoding gas vesicle structural protein GvpA: MAVEKVNSSSSLAEVIDRILDKGIVVDAWVRVSLVGIELLSIEARIVIASVETYLRYAEAVGLTSQAAVPSAA, encoded by the coding sequence ATGGCTGTTGAAAAAGTTAACTCATCTTCAAGTCTGGCTGAAGTTATTGACCGCATTTTGGACAAAGGAATTGTAGTTGATGCTTGGGTACGTGTTTCTTTAGTTGGTATTGAACTGCTATCAATAGAAGCTCGGATTGTGATTGCTTCAGTTGAAACTTACTTAAGATATGCCGAGGCAGTTGGTTTAACATCTCAGGCTGCTGTTCCATCTGCTGCTTAA
- a CDS encoding response regulator, protein MKKVLLVEDSLTESEKMTRYLEQGGYSVYEVRSGEEAQLRLKQQKPDLILLDLILPGQSGFEFCRKLKADPTTKGIPVVICSTKNTDVDRTWGNMSGADGYLVKPVDENTLLQTVNKFIR, encoded by the coding sequence ATGAAAAAAGTTCTTTTAGTTGAAGATAGCCTCACAGAATCCGAAAAGATGACACGTTACCTAGAGCAAGGAGGATATTCAGTTTATGAAGTTCGCAGTGGTGAAGAGGCTCAACTCAGGTTGAAACAACAAAAACCCGACTTGATCTTACTGGATTTGATTTTGCCAGGTCAAAGTGGATTTGAGTTCTGCCGCAAGTTGAAAGCCGATCCGACAACAAAAGGAATCCCGGTAGTGATTTGCTCAACTAAAAATACAGATGTTGATAGAACTTGGGGCAATATGAGTGGTGCCGATGGCTATTTAGTCAAACCTGTAGATGAAAATACCTTGCTCCAGACTGTTAATAAATTTATTCGCTAA
- a CDS encoding gas vesicle protein GvpC, with protein MALKNLWEQERSQRLQITAERRQQVKQWKQLTQQEFQLQADVLHQELSSFVTTLDNNRKLQQQQFQQEIVERQLEILQIKTDVSQRQQEYRQQRSAKAQALFQNLQNFREILHNSVWGDYSQEQAVSPPPAKEEKLVATVPKWSISRSAIKGAGFRPSANTMTKKVPALNADTVKSKVQQYIQQAEGATLIEIEEVIGLSRVQTIDILRSLIKQGVLEQRDRQYFIRQQAIS; from the coding sequence ATGGCTCTCAAGAATTTATGGGAACAAGAGCGATCGCAGCGATTGCAAATAACTGCTGAACGCCGTCAACAAGTTAAGCAGTGGAAACAGCTAACTCAACAAGAATTTCAGCTGCAAGCAGATGTGCTTCATCAAGAATTGAGCAGTTTTGTTACCACGCTTGACAACAACAGAAAGTTACAACAGCAGCAATTTCAGCAAGAGATCGTCGAGCGGCAATTGGAAATATTGCAAATAAAAACAGATGTCTCGCAACGCCAGCAAGAATACCGCCAACAGCGTTCAGCAAAGGCTCAGGCATTATTCCAAAACTTGCAAAATTTCCGAGAAATCTTACATAACAGTGTTTGGGGCGATTACAGTCAAGAACAAGCAGTTTCNCCCCCTCCTGCTAAAGAAGAGAAATTAGTTGCAACAGTTCCAAAATGGTCAATCTCCCGTTCTGCAATTAAAGGCGCTGGTTTTCGTCCTTCCGCCAATACGATGACTAAGAAAGTGCCTGCCTTGAATGCGGATACTGTTAAATCTAAAGTGCAGCAATACATTCAGCAAGCTGAAGGAGCTACTCTGATAGAAATTGAAGAAGTGATAGGCTTAAGCCGGGTGCAAACGATAGATATCCTGCGCTCCTTGATTAAGCAAGGGGTACTAGAACAACGCGATCGCCAATACTTTATTCGGCAACAAGCAATTTCTTGA